Proteins from a single region of Thermococcus sp. CX2:
- a CDS encoding hydrogenase 3 maturation endopeptidase HyCI, whose amino-acid sequence MELEKLFQNAKRIVICGIGNDIRGDDAFGVLVAERLKELVKKENVLVLNCGEVPENYTGRIAEFKPDLVVFIDAVDFGGKHGELVVADPEGTLGEAVSTHGLPLKFITRFMKTMVNAEFVLIGCQPRLMGLFEEPTEVIKEKAELLAEAIAEILNSQG is encoded by the coding sequence ATGGAACTTGAAAAGCTCTTCCAAAACGCAAAACGAATCGTGATCTGTGGCATAGGAAACGACATAAGGGGAGACGACGCCTTTGGCGTTCTCGTGGCAGAGAGGCTGAAGGAACTCGTCAAGAAAGAAAACGTCCTCGTACTCAACTGCGGGGAAGTGCCAGAGAACTACACGGGCAGGATAGCGGAGTTCAAGCCCGACTTAGTGGTCTTCATTGATGCCGTGGACTTCGGCGGAAAGCATGGAGAGCTCGTCGTAGCCGACCCTGAGGGAACCTTGGGCGAGGCAGTGTCTACCCACGGGCTTCCCCTCAAGTTCATAACGCGGTTCATGAAGACGATGGTAAATGCTGAGTTCGTCCTTATCGGCTGCCAGCCCCGCTTGATGGGCCTCTTCGAGGAGCCGACCGAGGTGATAAAGGAAAAAGCCGAGCTGCTCGCTGAGGCCATTGCCGAAATTCTCAACTCACAGGGATGA
- the mobA gene encoding molybdenum cofactor guanylyltransferase MobA — protein MIGAVLAGGRGRRFGGDKLLFRIDGKPLIAYAIESLEAAREIDEVVIVASPKNAGNMEKLGYEVIVDGLMVGPIGGIYTALSLGDAFVVAGDMPLIVTEFVDYIISEFRKSGKAVCVPRWSNGYLEPLHATYSAEFRKILEEQITSGDYMIRKAIERINTCYLPIEELPERWRESFFNVNRKEDLRKFPKPSF, from the coding sequence ATGATAGGAGCCGTTCTGGCGGGGGGACGGGGAAGGCGTTTCGGGGGTGATAAGCTGCTCTTCAGGATAGACGGAAAGCCCCTCATAGCTTATGCCATCGAGAGCCTAGAGGCCGCTAGGGAGATAGACGAAGTCGTGATAGTTGCCTCTCCAAAGAATGCGGGAAACATGGAAAAACTCGGCTACGAGGTCATCGTTGACGGGCTGATGGTCGGTCCCATAGGGGGCATCTACACTGCATTGAGCCTCGGTGATGCCTTCGTGGTAGCTGGGGACATGCCCCTAATAGTCACAGAATTCGTTGATTACATAATTAGTGAATTCAGGAAAAGTGGAAAAGCGGTCTGCGTTCCGCGCTGGAGCAACGGCTACCTAGAGCCACTGCATGCGACCTACTCGGCGGAGTTCAGAAAAATCCTCGAGGAGCAGATTACCAGCGGGGACTATATGATAAGGAAAGCCATAGAGAGGATCAACACCTGCTACCTGCCGATAGAGGAGCTCCCGGAGAGGTGGCGCGAGAGCTTTTTCAACGTGAACAGGAAGGAGGATTTGAGAAAGTTTCCTAAGCCCTCTTTCTAA
- a CDS encoding nucleotidyltransferase, which yields MSIEAAKQSLLQRIREFYGDNLLSVVFYGAHLKGGLDEIDVLVIIDEPYDPVKINRVADFIENIKEPVEEEYGHFIAFELYTREEAENFHSSFLDVAKAYEIAYDRDNYFQNLLREMLNPKKTIEYVKYISTIEYIPVEKEQREEK from the coding sequence ATGAGCATTGAGGCGGCAAAGCAGAGTCTTCTTCAGCGGATAAGGGAATTCTACGGCGATAACCTGCTCTCCGTGGTCTTCTACGGGGCACATCTGAAGGGAGGGCTTGATGAGATTGATGTGCTGGTTATAATCGATGAACCCTACGACCCGGTCAAGATCAACCGGGTGGCGGACTTTATAGAAAACATCAAGGAGCCCGTTGAGGAGGAGTACGGCCACTTCATAGCCTTTGAGCTCTACACGAGGGAAGAGGCGGAGAACTTCCACTCGTCCTTCCTCGACGTTGCCAAGGCCTATGAGATAGCTTACGACAGGGACAACTACTTCCAGAACCTGCTCAGAGAGATGCTAAATCCGAAGAAGACTATAGAGTACGTGAAGTACATAAGCACCATCGAGTACATCCCGGTGGAAAAGGAGCAAAGGGAGGAGAAATGA
- a CDS encoding proton-conducting transporter membrane subunit: MDVVGLTPIIPVLFAFGLPLTSIIIKGNRKIIQAYALLGTGLTLISAFKLFQLVYSSDKPLIYTFGKWVAPIGIIYEVDRTGALIALVTAALMFLIAIYSYRYLEHEEGLEWYYTLYLGLEAGLLGVLLTGDAFNLFVMIEVTSIAAYALVAFYRGRRDAVHAALKYAFIGAIGTTMYFLALGILYGAFGTVNLADLTAKVHGMDFPLTGAPVGDIVVASGVALALATWAFLIKSAIVPNHFWLPEAHPAAPSPISAVLSGLVVNVGVYSLIRFIYTVYGGELAPGLAKVVGTLGTVLIALGAISALFGALMMNAQRDVKKLIAYSTIMHMGYLFMAVGLGTQLGLQAALFHIINHAIAKALLFLAAGMFIHAAGSRDIGDLAGLGRQMPVATFSLAIATLSLVGIPPLNVFFSKLLLFDALMEKSLTLAMVIVVSSVIALVAYMRVLYRVWLGKPSREVAVGESRSMAFVVLLLAAAVVVIGLAAPVILQHYIEPAAAQTMDYRLYIQTALEYASRLKLL, encoded by the coding sequence ATGGATGTGGTCGGACTGACACCAATCATTCCAGTACTGTTTGCCTTTGGCCTTCCCCTCACGTCGATTATTATCAAGGGCAACAGGAAGATAATCCAGGCGTATGCCCTCCTGGGAACGGGTTTAACTTTAATCAGTGCCTTTAAGCTCTTCCAGCTGGTCTACTCTTCGGATAAGCCCCTGATTTACACCTTTGGTAAGTGGGTGGCTCCAATAGGCATAATCTATGAGGTTGACAGGACCGGCGCTCTCATAGCCCTGGTTACTGCGGCGCTGATGTTCCTCATTGCGATTTACAGCTACCGCTACCTGGAGCACGAGGAGGGCTTAGAGTGGTACTACACGCTCTACCTCGGCCTTGAGGCTGGACTCCTGGGAGTTCTCCTCACTGGCGACGCCTTCAACCTCTTCGTCATGATAGAGGTCACCAGCATCGCAGCGTATGCCCTCGTGGCGTTCTACAGGGGAAGGAGGGATGCCGTGCACGCTGCCCTTAAGTACGCATTCATAGGTGCCATAGGAACCACCATGTACTTCCTCGCGCTTGGAATACTCTACGGCGCCTTCGGCACGGTTAATCTTGCCGATTTGACGGCAAAGGTTCACGGAATGGACTTCCCTCTAACTGGTGCTCCAGTTGGGGATATCGTGGTTGCCTCGGGTGTTGCCTTGGCCTTGGCAACCTGGGCGTTCTTGATTAAGTCCGCCATAGTCCCGAACCACTTCTGGCTTCCAGAAGCGCACCCAGCAGCGCCGAGTCCAATCTCGGCCGTACTCTCCGGACTGGTCGTCAACGTCGGTGTCTACTCACTCATCAGGTTCATCTACACCGTCTACGGCGGCGAACTCGCGCCGGGCTTGGCGAAAGTAGTTGGTACCCTTGGAACGGTGCTCATTGCCCTCGGTGCAATCTCGGCACTCTTCGGTGCCCTTATGATGAACGCCCAGAGAGACGTCAAGAAGCTCATCGCCTACTCCACGATAATGCACATGGGCTACCTGTTCATGGCCGTTGGCCTCGGCACCCAGCTTGGACTCCAGGCGGCACTTTTCCATATCATTAACCATGCCATCGCCAAGGCCCTCCTCTTCCTCGCCGCTGGGATGTTCATCCACGCCGCTGGCTCCAGGGACATCGGCGATTTGGCCGGCCTTGGCAGGCAGATGCCCGTCGCCACCTTCAGCCTGGCAATAGCAACGCTGAGCCTCGTGGGGATCCCACCGCTCAACGTCTTCTTCAGCAAGTTACTGCTCTTCGATGCACTGATGGAGAAGAGCCTTACCCTGGCAATGGTCATAGTTGTCAGCTCAGTTATTGCGCTCGTTGCTTACATGCGCGTCCTCTACAGGGTATGGCTCGGCAAGCCGTCCAGAGAAGTGGCAGTGGGAGAATCTAGGAGCATGGCATTCGTGGTGCTCCTGCTGGCGGCTGCGGTTGTTGTGATAGGCCTTGCCGCGCCGGTGATACTCCAGCACTACATCGAACCTGCCGCGGCCCAGACGATGGACTACAGGCTTTACATCCAGACTGCCCTAGAGTATGCGTCAAGATTAAAACTCCTCTAA
- a CDS encoding Na+/H+ antiporter subunit E, which produces MRGVIPTALLAFITYIIFTGSSSPYDLFTGAVVAIGVGLLMGKYVVQNDAKAINPVRWLWGLVYFLWYMLVAETKSHIDVIIRIITGNYNPGIVKVPIGVETSYAKTLVANSITNTPGTVVVDMDENYLYVNWIDVTTLDPEKAKGEISADFERFAKRIFE; this is translated from the coding sequence ATGAGGGGGGTCATTCCAACGGCCCTGCTCGCGTTCATCACGTACATAATCTTCACTGGTTCAAGCAGTCCCTACGACCTGTTCACTGGAGCTGTTGTGGCAATAGGTGTGGGGCTGCTGATGGGGAAATACGTTGTTCAGAATGATGCCAAGGCCATAAATCCAGTGAGGTGGCTGTGGGGACTCGTGTACTTCCTCTGGTATATGCTCGTGGCAGAGACGAAGTCCCACATAGACGTCATAATCAGGATTATCACCGGCAACTACAATCCCGGAATAGTGAAGGTGCCTATTGGTGTCGAGACGAGCTACGCCAAGACCCTCGTGGCGAACTCGATAACCAACACCCCCGGAACGGTCGTGGTAGACATGGACGAGAACTACCTCTACGTGAACTGGATTGACGTGACGACTCTGGACCCTGAGAAGGCTAAGGGAGAAATCTCGGCGGACTTTGAGAGGTTCGCGAAGAGAATATTCGAGTGA
- a CDS encoding sodium:proton antiporter gives MSTSEFLWAYLWVVLLLTLAVSLYGIIARPNMLKKIISLTILGDAVNVMVVLIGYRLTYPIAPPILPSLSKEALEGFVSSAVDPLPQALVITAVVIGMAVNMLLAVLAIQLYRLYGTLDVREIAKRGGEE, from the coding sequence ATGAGCACTTCAGAGTTCCTGTGGGCTTACCTCTGGGTCGTCTTACTGCTCACGCTGGCGGTATCGCTGTACGGCATAATCGCTAGGCCGAACATGCTGAAGAAAATCATATCCCTCACGATACTCGGCGATGCCGTCAACGTCATGGTCGTTCTCATAGGCTACCGCCTCACCTATCCAATCGCCCCACCGATACTGCCATCGCTCTCAAAGGAAGCATTGGAAGGGTTCGTGAGCTCTGCCGTTGATCCACTTCCGCAGGCACTAGTGATTACCGCCGTCGTCATAGGAATGGCGGTGAACATGCTCCTCGCGGTGCTGGCGATACAGCTCTACCGCCTCTACGGCACGCTCGACGTGAGGGAGATAGCGAAGAGGGGTGGTGAGGAATGA
- a CDS encoding MnhB domain-containing protein, producing MRGKGLITAVIILTFAALMTYAVVSLQVFGEGTGVRPLGEFYLKNSYFGDYSARSPEVVTSILWDYRGIDTLFETAVFFLAIIGSLTVFRLTREQEKEVKKVESAPTELTPIVKDVTKVIVVMILAVSASIALHGHLTPGGGFQGGSALAVAPLLIIAAYSKYTLEGHGMDKTRALILRSIGLLGIALVALVPLLSDGFIMQNQPIFPAEIGGQLIGGSLIYYNFFEFLAVGAGFTAVFLLLSIPEEKFKKILGVKK from the coding sequence ATGAGGGGCAAGGGCCTCATCACGGCGGTTATAATCCTGACCTTCGCCGCGCTCATGACTTACGCTGTTGTCTCCCTCCAGGTCTTCGGTGAGGGTACTGGAGTTAGACCCCTTGGCGAGTTTTACCTTAAAAACAGCTATTTCGGGGATTACTCTGCCAGGAGCCCTGAAGTTGTTACCTCAATCCTCTGGGACTATCGTGGCATTGACACGCTCTTCGAGACTGCAGTGTTCTTCCTCGCGATAATAGGCAGCCTTACGGTCTTCAGGCTCACCAGGGAGCAGGAGAAAGAGGTCAAGAAGGTTGAAAGCGCTCCAACCGAGCTGACGCCAATAGTGAAGGACGTTACTAAAGTCATCGTCGTCATGATTCTTGCCGTCTCGGCCTCGATTGCTCTGCACGGTCACTTAACGCCCGGAGGAGGCTTCCAGGGCGGTTCGGCATTGGCTGTGGCACCGCTTCTCATAATAGCGGCATACTCAAAATACACTCTGGAAGGCCACGGCATGGACAAAACCAGGGCTTTAATCCTTCGTTCCATCGGACTGCTTGGCATAGCTCTGGTTGCTCTGGTTCCGCTCCTCAGCGACGGCTTCATCATGCAGAACCAGCCAATATTCCCGGCTGAGATTGGAGGCCAGCTTATCGGTGGTTCCCTAATCTACTACAACTTCTTCGAGTTCCTGGCTGTTGGCGCTGGATTCACGGCGGTATTCCTCCTCCTGAGCATACCGGAGGAGAAGTTCAAGAAAATCCTGGGGGTGAAGAAATGA
- a CDS encoding hydrogenase subunit MbhD domain-containing protein gives MIEVHLLILSLALILGFIASYLAVMERDLLKAVGFSSVQAIAYAIAFYILMAPDIVLAYIAIAVGIYSALLIFAISKTERYEVV, from the coding sequence GTGATTGAAGTTCACCTGCTCATCCTCAGCCTCGCCCTCATCCTGGGATTCATAGCCAGCTATCTAGCGGTGATGGAGAGGGATCTGCTTAAGGCAGTGGGCTTTTCCTCCGTCCAGGCCATAGCCTACGCCATAGCCTTCTACATCCTAATGGCGCCGGACATAGTTCTCGCCTACATAGCGATAGCCGTGGGAATATACTCTGCCCTGCTGATATTCGCCATCAGCAAGACCGAGAGGTACGAGGTGGTGTGA
- the mnhG gene encoding monovalent cation/H(+) antiporter subunit G gives MSVLFYIGALLIVIGALCDFFGALGLLRFPNFYVRLHAATVGIIGGAAVPLFGVALLALGADFLPNRYAIAGASFITGVIVLLASPAGSHALAYAAHRAKLVEWEPKVDHLGEVRGSD, from the coding sequence ATGAGCGTTCTGTTCTACATAGGGGCGCTCCTGATAGTCATAGGCGCCCTCTGCGATTTCTTCGGAGCGTTGGGATTACTCCGCTTCCCGAACTTCTACGTTAGGCTGCACGCCGCGACCGTGGGCATCATCGGCGGTGCAGCGGTTCCGCTCTTCGGCGTTGCCCTGCTTGCTCTCGGTGCTGACTTTCTGCCCAACAGGTACGCCATAGCGGGAGCAAGCTTCATCACCGGGGTGATAGTGCTCCTTGCCTCACCCGCTGGAAGCCACGCTTTGGCCTACGCCGCCCACAGGGCCAAACTCGTGGAGTGGGAGCCCAAAGTGGACCATCTCGGGGAGGTGAGGGGGAGTGATTGA
- a CDS encoding monovalent cation/H+ antiporter complex subunit F, with amino-acid sequence MSLESQFFLLMKFVIPVYLLAFIIYAVRAFKGPTIADIILAVDCLSFDVAAFMAILAVYFKSVYLVSGAMILALWGYLLDIYIAKHLVSKEVGA; translated from the coding sequence ATGAGCCTTGAGTCCCAGTTCTTCCTGCTGATGAAGTTTGTGATACCGGTTTATCTGCTGGCTTTCATCATCTATGCCGTCAGAGCCTTCAAGGGCCCAACGATAGCGGATATAATCCTCGCCGTTGACTGTCTCTCCTTCGATGTGGCAGCGTTCATGGCCATCCTTGCGGTTTACTTCAAGAGCGTTTACTTAGTGAGCGGGGCGATGATTCTGGCACTGTGGGGCTATCTGCTGGATATCTACATCGCCAAGCACCTGGTGAGCAAGGAGGTGGGAGCATGA
- a CDS encoding NADH-quinone oxidoreductase subunit B family protein — protein sequence MSGLKSVWVFHVDSGSCNGCDIEILDVLTPYYDAERLGIKLVPSPRHADALLVSGPLTRQTYYAVKAAYEAMPPKPRIVVAIGTCASSGGIFYNGYPIYNPNPERGSDRLRTGGIEVLLAEYGKKPDMYIPGCPPSPEEILYGLAQLLGLKEKKMKGEYYYADEIEFVLPDRPIEERIYLTLRESLRRVVGYFDREKVLEDFMALVEKAQESENPRERLHELVIGYFLREKDSRVKFAIRFLENEYWRLKDAYEKRHLALVKASVR from the coding sequence ATGAGCGGGTTGAAGTCCGTTTGGGTCTTCCACGTTGACAGTGGGAGCTGCAACGGCTGCGACATAGAGATACTCGACGTGCTCACGCCCTACTACGACGCCGAGAGGCTCGGAATAAAGCTCGTGCCGAGTCCAAGACATGCCGATGCCCTCCTCGTTTCAGGCCCACTCACGAGGCAGACTTACTACGCTGTCAAAGCCGCCTACGAGGCGATGCCGCCGAAGCCGAGGATAGTTGTGGCCATAGGCACCTGCGCGTCCAGCGGGGGTATATTCTACAACGGTTACCCAATCTACAACCCGAACCCGGAGAGGGGAAGCGACAGGCTCAGGACGGGCGGAATAGAGGTTCTTTTGGCGGAGTACGGGAAAAAGCCCGACATGTACATACCAGGATGCCCACCGAGTCCGGAGGAGATACTCTATGGACTGGCCCAGCTCCTCGGCCTGAAGGAGAAGAAGATGAAGGGCGAGTACTACTATGCAGACGAGATTGAGTTCGTCCTGCCCGACAGGCCGATTGAGGAGAGGATTTACCTGACGCTCAGAGAATCCCTGAGGCGCGTCGTGGGATACTTTGACAGGGAGAAGGTTCTCGAGGACTTCATGGCCCTTGTGGAGAAGGCCCAGGAGAGCGAGAACCCGAGGGAGAGGCTCCACGAGCTGGTCATCGGCTACTTCCTGAGGGAGAAGGACTCCCGTGTGAAGTTCGCGATAAGGTTCCTCGAAAACGAGTACTGGAGGTTGAAGGATGCCTACGAAAAGAGGCACCTGGCACTTGTTAAAGCTAGTGTACGTTAA
- a CDS encoding NADH-quinone oxidoreductase subunit I, with protein sequence MAQAISFTDRLKFWKRPEEDVKKAPVTTPYPFVDIEKPPEYRGIPHIDPNLCIGCGACVRACPPDALTIEWDFENGRKRIVFNAARCIRCHRCVEVCPTGAMQGTTRFEIATPNKEDLIEVVDHKLYRCPRCGRYEEFTERQIGKMFQILPKEVIDQHGIAERAFLCRECRMEESAKTLAVQGPYADSLLLSLYPRGSKVTGERR encoded by the coding sequence ATGGCCCAGGCGATTTCGTTCACCGACAGGCTCAAGTTCTGGAAGCGGCCCGAGGAGGACGTTAAGAAGGCTCCCGTCACGACTCCTTATCCTTTTGTTGATATCGAAAAGCCGCCGGAGTACAGGGGCATACCCCACATAGACCCCAACCTCTGCATTGGCTGTGGCGCCTGTGTTAGGGCCTGTCCACCAGACGCGCTCACGATAGAGTGGGACTTCGAGAACGGGAGGAAGAGGATAGTCTTCAACGCCGCGCGCTGCATAAGGTGCCACCGCTGCGTCGAGGTTTGTCCAACCGGTGCGATGCAGGGCACAACGAGGTTCGAGATAGCGACGCCGAACAAGGAGGACCTCATCGAGGTTGTTGACCACAAGCTCTACAGATGCCCGCGCTGTGGGCGGTACGAGGAGTTCACCGAGAGGCAGATAGGGAAGATGTTCCAGATTCTGCCGAAGGAAGTCATTGACCAGCACGGCATAGCCGAGAGGGCTTTTCTCTGCAGGGAGTGCAGGATGGAGGAGAGCGCCAAGACCTTGGCGGTTCAAGGGCCCTATGCGGATAGCCTTCTCCTTTCCCTCTATCCGAGAGGCTCAAAGGTGACGGGTGAGAGGAGATGA
- a CDS encoding NADH-quinone oxidoreductase subunit C produces MECSVCAGGCRSAEVEDVLEDGHLKEFVEKFRKAIFECKKLTRNQYLFVVDREALPEMVLHWHNHPELKETHFSMGIGTDERSIAGKFAYAPVINVAVEPGNGERNYWVILKAYLDEDNPEFPSIAAELPAALWAEREVYDLLGFNPKGHPDLRRLVLPEDWPEGVYPLRKDHDYKASPMDTPKCYYKPGPPDTMTVPIGPYHLALDEPAHFRIFVKGETVVDVDYRGFYSHRGIEKIGEGRLTYNQVLFIAERICGICGFQHSTSYAQAVENIAGVEIPERAMYIRTIMLEIERIHSHMLWAGVAAHLTGFDTGFMHAWRIREPVMWLAERLTGNRKTYGINIVGGVRRDFLDYRKEMIMEKIRELRKQVEEFIEIATGTATFVKRAEGVGILPYKVAKAYSVLGPNGRASGRNIDVRRDQPFAAYKDLDFKVPVYKEGDVLARFLIRMDEVFESIWIIEQAIDQMPGGDVFVPIGELPEYEEALGYSEAPRGEVVHYVMTDRKNKVYRWKVRAPTYNNLPAVPEMLKGYSVADAPLIIASIDPCYSCTERVQIVDVETGKAQTLNEQQFNMLSIKKGKEVA; encoded by the coding sequence ATGGAGTGCAGCGTATGTGCAGGTGGATGCAGATCAGCTGAAGTTGAGGACGTCCTTGAGGATGGTCATCTAAAGGAATTCGTGGAGAAGTTTAGGAAGGCAATCTTCGAGTGCAAGAAGCTGACGAGGAACCAGTACCTGTTCGTCGTTGATAGGGAGGCACTTCCGGAGATGGTCCTCCACTGGCACAACCATCCCGAACTGAAAGAAACCCACTTCTCGATGGGAATAGGAACCGATGAGAGGAGCATCGCCGGAAAGTTCGCCTACGCTCCGGTGATAAACGTTGCCGTTGAGCCTGGAAACGGGGAGAGGAACTACTGGGTTATTCTGAAGGCCTACCTCGACGAGGACAACCCGGAGTTCCCCTCCATAGCTGCGGAGCTTCCAGCAGCCCTCTGGGCGGAGAGGGAAGTCTACGACCTGCTTGGCTTCAACCCCAAAGGCCACCCCGACCTGAGGAGGCTCGTCCTGCCGGAGGACTGGCCGGAAGGTGTCTACCCGCTCAGGAAGGACCATGACTACAAGGCCTCGCCGATGGACACGCCAAAGTGCTACTACAAGCCTGGGCCGCCCGACACGATGACGGTTCCGATTGGTCCGTACCACCTGGCGCTCGACGAGCCGGCACACTTCAGGATATTCGTCAAGGGGGAAACGGTAGTTGACGTTGACTACCGCGGCTTCTACTCCCACAGGGGAATCGAGAAGATAGGAGAGGGGAGGCTGACCTACAACCAGGTGCTCTTCATAGCCGAGAGGATCTGCGGAATCTGTGGCTTCCAGCACTCGACGAGCTACGCTCAGGCGGTTGAAAACATAGCCGGCGTTGAAATCCCCGAGAGGGCCATGTACATAAGGACGATAATGCTTGAGATAGAGAGGATTCACTCCCACATGCTCTGGGCTGGTGTTGCGGCTCACCTGACTGGCTTTGACACTGGCTTCATGCACGCCTGGCGCATCAGGGAGCCCGTCATGTGGCTCGCAGAGAGGCTCACAGGAAACAGGAAGACCTACGGAATCAACATCGTCGGAGGAGTTAGGAGGGACTTCCTCGACTACCGCAAGGAGATGATAATGGAGAAGATCAGGGAGCTCAGGAAGCAGGTCGAGGAGTTCATCGAGATAGCGACCGGTACGGCAACCTTCGTCAAGAGGGCCGAGGGGGTTGGAATTCTGCCGTACAAAGTTGCCAAGGCATATTCTGTTCTCGGCCCGAACGGCAGGGCCAGCGGAAGGAACATTGACGTTAGGAGAGACCAGCCCTTCGCGGCCTACAAGGATCTGGACTTCAAGGTGCCGGTTTACAAGGAGGGCGACGTCTTGGCGAGGTTCCTCATCAGGATGGACGAGGTGTTCGAGAGCATATGGATAATTGAGCAGGCCATCGACCAAATGCCCGGAGGAGACGTCTTCGTGCCGATAGGGGAACTTCCGGAGTATGAAGAGGCCCTTGGCTACAGTGAAGCTCCAAGGGGTGAGGTCGTCCATTACGTCATGACTGACAGAAAGAACAAGGTCTACCGCTGGAAGGTCAGGGCGCCGACTTACAACAACCTGCCCGCCGTTCCAGAGATGCTCAAGGGCTACAGCGTCGCCGATGCTCCGCTCATCATAGCGAGCATAGATCCGTGCTACTCCTGTACGGAGAGGGTCCAGATAGTGGACGTTGAGACCGGAAAGGCCCAGACCCTGAACGAGCAGCAGTTCAACATGCTCTCAATAAAGAAGGGCAAGGAGGTGGCCTGA
- a CDS encoding respiratory chain complex I subunit 1 family protein yields the protein MDYVSIIAAPIVLFLLPPFLDGIGRRIKARIQYRRGPPIMQTFYDLEKLLKLSSVLPTDSPIFRLAPYIALASAIAGGLMLPFGSEPVLAFGKSLIVFFYVMAMVSIVMILAAFSVQNAFSHIGGHREVMLILSIEPVLAVVFGVLAFKLGTLNVAEMPFSAGLSLSVALAYILLAYAVYVEGGFVPFDIAEAETEVIGGPLTEYSGRLLGVFKYALLVKRVVLLWLLASMIVIPAMRSLGITGPVALLVAQLVVTFLLYSLAVAVEAANARLRIDQAVSLNKKVFLMSLAVLIIALVGW from the coding sequence ATGGACTACGTAAGCATTATCGCCGCTCCAATCGTCCTCTTCCTCCTTCCACCGTTCCTTGACGGAATAGGGAGAAGAATAAAAGCAAGGATTCAGTACCGGAGAGGACCGCCTATAATGCAGACGTTCTACGACCTCGAAAAGCTTCTCAAGCTGTCGTCAGTGCTCCCCACTGACAGCCCAATCTTCAGGCTGGCCCCGTACATAGCCCTGGCATCTGCCATTGCCGGCGGCCTAATGCTTCCCTTCGGAAGCGAGCCGGTGTTGGCTTTTGGAAAGAGCCTCATAGTGTTCTTCTACGTCATGGCGATGGTCAGTATAGTGATGATACTTGCTGCTTTCTCCGTCCAGAACGCGTTCTCGCACATAGGCGGACACAGGGAGGTCATGCTGATACTCTCGATTGAGCCAGTGCTGGCCGTCGTCTTCGGTGTCCTGGCATTCAAGCTTGGAACGCTCAACGTCGCTGAGATGCCCTTCAGCGCTGGCCTTTCGCTTTCCGTTGCCCTCGCTTACATCCTGCTGGCTTACGCGGTCTACGTTGAGGGCGGCTTCGTTCCATTTGACATAGCTGAGGCGGAAACCGAAGTAATCGGGGGCCCGCTCACCGAGTACAGCGGAAGGCTCCTCGGAGTCTTCAAGTACGCCCTGCTCGTCAAGAGGGTTGTCCTGCTCTGGTTGCTGGCGTCTATGATTGTGATTCCCGCCATGAGGTCTCTCGGTATAACGGGTCCAGTGGCACTGCTCGTCGCCCAGCTGGTCGTTACGTTTCTGCTTTATTCGCTTGCCGTGGCCGTTGAGGCTGCAAACGCCCGCCTGAGGATCGACCAGGCGGTTTCCCTTAACAAGAAGGTCTTCCTGATGTCCCTTGCTGTCCTGATAATAGCGCTGGTGGGGTGGTGA